The Anolis carolinensis isolate JA03-04 chromosome 1, rAnoCar3.1.pri, whole genome shotgun sequence genome window below encodes:
- the acyp1 gene encoding acylphosphatase-1 isoform X2: MAEGDGLVSIDYEVFGKVQGVFFRKYTQAQGKKLGVVGWVQNTDQGTVKGQIQGPTLKVRQLQEWLQKTGSPKSHIDRAEFHNEKKITRLDHSGFSIVK, encoded by the exons ATGGCTGAAGGAGATGGCCTCGTGTCAATCGATTATGAAGTGTTCGGGAAAGTGCAAGGGGTGTTTTTCCGCAAATACACGCAG GCTCAAGGAAAAAAGCTAGGTGTGGTTGGCTGGGTCCAGAACACTGACCAAGGCACTGTGAAAGGACAGATCCAAGGCCCAACTCTCAAGGTGCGGCAGCTTCAGGAATGGCTTCAGAAGACTGGAAGTCCCAAGTCCCACATTGACCGAGCTGAATTCCACAACGAGAAGAAGATCACTCGCTTAGACCATAGTGGTTTTTCTATTGTCAAATAA
- the acyp1 gene encoding acylphosphatase-1 isoform X1, whose protein sequence is MERSLEAGGEIWVRPLRFLSGLIALLLLIQGSPTMAEGDGLVSIDYEVFGKVQGVFFRKYTQAQGKKLGVVGWVQNTDQGTVKGQIQGPTLKVRQLQEWLQKTGSPKSHIDRAEFHNEKKITRLDHSGFSIVK, encoded by the exons ATGGAGCGATCACTGGAGGCTGGTGGGGAGATATGGGTTCGGCCCCTACGTTTTCTCTCCGGCCTAATTGCGCTTTTGCTTTTGATCCAGGGATCACCGACCATGGCTGAAGGAGATGGCCTCGTGTCAATCGATTATGAAGTGTTCGGGAAAGTGCAAGGGGTGTTTTTCCGCAAATACACGCAG GCTCAAGGAAAAAAGCTAGGTGTGGTTGGCTGGGTCCAGAACACTGACCAAGGCACTGTGAAAGGACAGATCCAAGGCCCAACTCTCAAGGTGCGGCAGCTTCAGGAATGGCTTCAGAAGACTGGAAGTCCCAAGTCCCACATTGACCGAGCTGAATTCCACAACGAGAAGAAGATCACTCGCTTAGACCATAGTGGTTTTTCTATTGTCAAATAA